A single region of the Triplophysa dalaica isolate WHDGS20190420 chromosome 15, ASM1584641v1, whole genome shotgun sequence genome encodes:
- the gch1 gene encoding GTP cyclohydrolase 1 isoform X2, which yields MERTKQTQSDTAGTETAMNGLHLDARVKLPGGSASAASPSVMESWREERTRSVEDNETSLPSIAAAYTTILRGLGEDPQRQGLLKTPWRAATAMQFFTKGYQEKIIDLANVTLLRSLLKLFLSLFHMEKYLRHRRLKQSLKVPKTYTEVTSQLDLEASQSLGNVSLETLSEIGGQEIKKGPQRGKSVYPQLDKTGYICRMI from the exons ATGGAGCGCACTAAACAGACACAAAGTGACACGGCAGGTACAGAAACCGCGATGAACGGGCTGCACCTTGACGCGCGGGTGAAACTGCCCGGCGGGAGCGCGAGCGCCGCGTCTCCCTCCGTGATGGAGAGCTGGCGAGAGGAGCGCACTCGCAGCGTGGAGGACAACGAGACGAGTCTGCCGAGCATCGCCGCCGCTTACACGACGATCCTCCGGGGACTCGGGGAGGACCCGCAGCGGCAGGGACTTCTCAAAACTCCGTGGAGAGCCGCAACTGCCATGCAGTTCTTTACCAAAGGCTACCAAGAAAAGATCATCG ACTTGGCAaatgtgacattgttgagatctcttcttaAACTCTTTTTGAGTCTATTTCACatggagaaatatctgagacacaggaGACTTAAGCAAAG CCTAAAAGTGCCAAAAACATATACGGAAGTCACATCACAACTGGATCTTGAAGCCTCGCAATCCCTTGGAAACGTTTCCTTGGAAACCCTCTCCGAGATAGGCGGCCAGGAAATTAAAAAAGGCCCACAAAGAGGGAAAAGTGTCTACCCACAACTAGATAAAACAGGATATATTTGCAGAATGATATGA